TCCCATTACCGGAATAATGAAAGATTTTTCATCGGGTGTTCTTATTACTCCCTTTAAAGCCAGCGCAGCTATTTCAGATAGCTATTCTCTGGATACAACTAAGCCTAACAAGCTTAAAATACTTATCATTGACAATCCTGAAAAACGCATAGCAGGAGATTTTCTGCTTTATCTTAAAAGAAACGAACAACATACAGCCAAAGAGGAAATTAATGTTTTTCAGGGACGATTTGATGTCCGGTATGAGCCATTCTCTTTAAAATAATTTTAACCACCTTCTCCTTCATCAAATCTTCATTTAAGATGACTTATATTTGTCATGAGAGCGTTAATTGGCAGCCTGTACTATTAGTTTAGTATGGGTTGTTTTTTTATTAAAGGCTTAATTTTCAATTTTCCGGTATAAGGTAGTCAAGCCAATCCCCAACAAACGAGCGGCTTCCGTTTTATTTCCCCCTGTATACCTAAGGATCTTTTCGATGTGATGTTTCTCTACTGTTTCCAATTTCATCATATCCTCTTCGGTAGCAAGTTCTGTTACATGGAATTCATACGGCAACAAGTTTCCATTAAGCAGGGGTCCATCAGCCAAAATCACCACACGCTCCATTACATTTTTCAACTCTCTGATATTTCCTTTCCAGGAATGCTTCAACAATAGTTCTTCAAAATTCTCATCCATCTTAAAACCAGGTCTATTCACCTTATTGGCAAACTCCTTTAAATAATACCTGGCTAGCAGCAAAATATCTGATTTACGCTGTGATAAAGGTGGCAATTCAATAGAAAATACCGAAAGTCTGTAATAAAGATCTAACCTAAATTTACCAGCTTCAGCTTCTAATTTCAAATCTCTATTCGTGGCCGCTATGATACGTACATTTACTTTACTGGTGTGCGTATCCCCTACCTTAATAAAGGTCTGATTTTCGAGTACCCGTAATAATTTTGCCTGTAAATCCAGATTCATCTCTCCTATTTCATCCAGAAAGATAGTTCCTTCATTGGCTTCTTCAAGTAATCCCTTTTTATCCTTAATGGCACCTGTAAAAGCCCCGGCCTTATGACCAAACAATTCGCTTTCCAATAACTCGTGATTAAAACCACTGCAGTTTACGGCCACAAAAGGCTTCATTTTACGCAAACTTTCATAATGTATGGCCTGAGCAAAGACTTCCTTTCCCGTCCCCGTTTCACCTAGTAAAAGTACAGTGGTATCTGTTGAGGCAACTTTCTGAGAGAGATTTATGGCTTCCTGTATGGCCTTAGACTGCCCCAATATACCACTAAAACTGTATTTCTTAACCACTTTGGTTTCCAACTCACTCACTCTATATTGAAGCTTTGCTTTATCAAGTGCTTTATAGACCAATGGAATGATCTTATCGTTATCATCACCTTTGGTAATGTAATCAAATGCCCCATTTCGCATCGCCATTACACCGTCCGCAATAGTACCAAAAGCAGTCAGGTTAATTACCTCAGCATAAGGCCTAATTTTCTTGATTTCTTTAATCAGTTCAACACCATTAATGTCCGGAAGTTTTACATCACTAATCACCACATAAACTTCATTATTGGCCAATATCTTTAATCCTTCCTTTCCTGTATTGGCCTGCAAAACTTTAAAACCCTCCAGTTCTATAATGCGTGCCAGAAGGCTGCAGATCTTTTTCTCGTCATCTATAATTAGAACTGTGTACTGCATAGCTGATAATTTCAACAATATTAGTAATTATTTTTTATCAGCAGGCTGTTCAAAGCTGATGCCCATAGTTAACGTATTAAAAAACTAAATAGAAATTGATTTGATGTGTGGTTTTTGTACAATTTTTTATAGTAATAGAAAACGGTTGATTGGTAGTCCCCATACCCACGGTCTATTACAGTCACATTGCCTTTCTCTTATGTCTATTTTTAGCACAATCCTGTCGTAAAGAGAATCTAATGCCAAATTCTAAAGATCTACAGAATGGGCTCATATCTTTGTTCCTATACAGAAAGGAGGTAAATCATGGGCGGGCAGAAACACGTTATACGATGTTGACGAGATAGGCAATTGACAGGCAGATTAAGGAATTAGGCGATACAATTGCTGAAATTATAGAAGCTGATAAAATGGATACGCCGTGTGCTCCATATGCCCGCTCTTTGTGCGGTAAGAGACGACCAGCCACAATTTTACAACTTATTCTTGAGGGTTTACGATCGGACTAAGGTTAAGATGAAAGCCTATGTAGCGGTTCAGAAAAAGTTCCTTTCCATGATGTATTACCTGTGGAAAAAAGATACTCCGTATGATCCTCAATTTGATCACGGCAATGCTGTACGGCTTATTTGAAACCTAACCAACAATGATTTTTCATTTTGTACTTGTATTGTAGATTTTAATATCGTAATATTGCGATGTTAAAAGATTGAAGTATGGGACTTACTAAAACAGAAATTTTTGGAGACAAGCAGAATAAACTGGCATCGGCTTTCAAGGTCTTGGGCCATCCGGCCAGGATTGCTATACTTCAATATATCATTGATAAAAAAGCTTGTATCTGCAATGATCTCGTTGATGAATTGGGGCTTGCCCAGGCAACAATTTCCCAGCATTTAAAAGAACTCAAAAGTACAGGTATCATACAGGGGACTATCGAAGGAAAATCGGTCTGCTATTGTATTAATGAGGAAGTCTGGAAGTCTGTTCAAAATGAGTTCAATGCCTTCTTCAATCAGGAGGTTAAAGTAAAAAACTGCTGCTGATCTCTTTTTTTATAGCTATTAACATCGTCACATTGCAATATGTAATTAATTAAAACCTTAAATTAGATTCTTATGAAACTATCAGAAATCAAAGAAATCCTGCCAACATTGACTAATGTTGAATTTCAGATGGAGAACGGAACATTTGTTCCGGTACACTTTCATGTAACGGAAATTGGAATGATCACGAAGCACTTTATTGATTGCGGCGGTGTAATTCGCAACGAAAAGGTGGTAAACTTTCAGCTCTGGAATGCGGACGACTATGAGCATAGGTTAAAGCCAACCAAATTATTGCATATTATTAAGCTATCAGAGGAAAAATTAGGTATTGAAGATGCAGAAATTGAGGTAGAATACCAAACAGGAACTATTGGTAAATACGATTTGGACTTTAACGGAGATCATTTTGTGCTGAAGAACAAGCGAACCGCTTGTCTGGCGAACGAAGCCTGCGGCATTCCCGTGGAAAAGCAAAAAATAAAACTGTCGGAATTAAATGCTCCTTGTTGCACACCTAATTCGGGATGTTGCTAATCAAAAAATTTTTAAGAAATGGAAGATTCAAATCGAAAAGCCCACTGGGAAAATATTTACGAAAACAACCCCCTGGAAACAGTTAGCTGGTATCAACCCAACCCGGAAACCTCACTGTTTTTTCTCAATCAATTTAATCTGCAAAAGACCGCCAAAATCATTGATATCGGTGGAGGTGACAGCTTTTTCGTTGACCATTTGCTTGATTTAGGCTACGTTGATATTACGGTGCTCGATATTTCCGATGCCGCCATTCAGCGGGCAAAGGCAAGATTAGGTAGCAAGGCAGATAAAGTAAAATGGATCGTTGAAGATGTTTCGAAATTCCAGCCGACGGAACAATATGATTTTTGGCATGACAGGGCCACATTCCATTTTTTGACGAATGAGCTGGAAATTGATAATTATCTCGCTATTGCAGCAGGCGCCGTTTCAGTAAATGGAATGATGGTTATCGGTACTTTCTCAGAACAGGGACCAACAAAATGCAGCGGCATCCAAATCAGACAATATTCGGAACATACGATGACAGATTTGTTTCAAAATGATTTTGAAAAAATAGAATGTATTACCGTTGACCATAAAACCCCTTTTGATACAGTGCAGAATTTTGTGTTCTGCAGTTTTCGTAAGAAATAACGATTCATTTATGTACACAGTATTATCGAAAACAATAGCACAGTTGGAGCCGCAAAATATCGGTGAAAAACGTAAAATTGTATTGCAGCCCCTGCTGGAGTTCATCCAGCAGAAAATATACCTGCGGAAGAATGTCAATCTCAATTTTATCTGTACTCATAATTCCCGCAGAAGCCATTTATCCCAGATTTGGGCACAGGCAGCAGCAATGCACTTTAACGTTCCAAATGTCCATTGCTATTCCGGCGGTACGGAAGAAACGGCATTATTCCCGAAAGTGGCGGAAACATTGGTAGATCAAGATTTCAATATTTTCAAAATTGCGGATAGCAATAATCCAGTTTATGCTATAAAATACGGTGATAATGATTTGCCTGTCATTGGGTTTTCGAAGAAATATGATAGCCCTTTTAATCCTGTATCAGAGTTTGCAGCGATTATGACCTGTTCACAGGCAGACGGTGGATGCCCTCTTATCCCAGGTGCAGAAAAACGAATACCGGTCACATTTGATGACCCAAAGGTTTCAGATGGTATGCAGGAACAAACAAAGGTATATGCTGAAAGAAGTTTGCAGATTGCCGCTGAAATGTTTTATGTTTTCTCCCTTATTAATCCTTG
This is a stretch of genomic DNA from Candidatus Pedobacter colombiensis. It encodes these proteins:
- a CDS encoding class I SAM-dependent methyltransferase, whose amino-acid sequence is MEDSNRKAHWENIYENNPLETVSWYQPNPETSLFFLNQFNLQKTAKIIDIGGGDSFFVDHLLDLGYVDITVLDISDAAIQRAKARLGSKADKVKWIVEDVSKFQPTEQYDFWHDRATFHFLTNELEIDNYLAIAAGAVSVNGMMVIGTFSEQGPTKCSGIQIRQYSEHTMTDLFQNDFEKIECITVDHKTPFDTVQNFVFCSFRKK
- a CDS encoding sigma-54 dependent transcriptional regulator, producing the protein MQYTVLIIDDEKKICSLLARIIELEGFKVLQANTGKEGLKILANNEVYVVISDVKLPDINGVELIKEIKKIRPYAEVINLTAFGTIADGVMAMRNGAFDYITKGDDNDKIIPLVYKALDKAKLQYRVSELETKVVKKYSFSGILGQSKAIQEAINLSQKVASTDTTVLLLGETGTGKEVFAQAIHYESLRKMKPFVAVNCSGFNHELLESELFGHKAGAFTGAIKDKKGLLEEANEGTIFLDEIGEMNLDLQAKLLRVLENQTFIKVGDTHTSKVNVRIIAATNRDLKLEAEAGKFRLDLYYRLSVFSIELPPLSQRKSDILLLARYYLKEFANKVNRPGFKMDENFEELLLKHSWKGNIRELKNVMERVVILADGPLLNGNLLPYEFHVTELATEEDMMKLETVEKHHIEKILRYTGGNKTEAARLLGIGLTTLYRKIEN
- a CDS encoding protein-tyrosine-phosphatase, which gives rise to MYTVLSKTIAQLEPQNIGEKRKIVLQPLLEFIQQKIYLRKNVNLNFICTHNSRRSHLSQIWAQAAAMHFNVPNVHCYSGGTEETALFPKVAETLVDQDFNIFKIADSNNPVYAIKYGDNDLPVIGFSKKYDSPFNPVSEFAAIMTCSQADGGCPLIPGAEKRIPVTFDDPKVSDGMQEQTKVYAERSLQIAAEMFYVFSLINP
- a CDS encoding metalloregulator ArsR/SmtB family transcription factor, encoding MGLTKTEIFGDKQNKLASAFKVLGHPARIAILQYIIDKKACICNDLVDELGLAQATISQHLKELKSTGIIQGTIEGKSVCYCINEEVWKSVQNEFNAFFNQEVKVKNCC
- a CDS encoding DUF6428 family protein is translated as MKLSEIKEILPTLTNVEFQMENGTFVPVHFHVTEIGMITKHFIDCGGVIRNEKVVNFQLWNADDYEHRLKPTKLLHIIKLSEEKLGIEDAEIEVEYQTGTIGKYDLDFNGDHFVLKNKRTACLANEACGIPVEKQKIKLSELNAPCCTPNSGCC